The genome window TCAAGGTTGCCAGCGAGAaagagctcgaggcgctcaaaGCTTCCCACACGAAGGAAATCGAGGCGTCGACCAAGGAGCTGGAGACCGTGCAGTCTGCGCAGGCCGCGCtggtcaaggagctcgaggacgtgcgTGCCGCCCAGGCTGCCGCGAGCAAGGAGCTCCAGGCGTCGCGTGCTGCTCAGGCTACCACcgccaaggagctcgaggaggcccgcgtctccaccgccactgctgccaaggagctcgaggacttCCGCTCGTCCCAGGCTACTGCTGCAAAGAAGCTAGAGGAGTCCCGTgcgtcgaccgcgtcgacgaacaaggagctcgaggctgcgcgTGTGCGTCTCAGCGACTCCGAGACGATGAACTCACAGCTGCTCATCAAGATCGAGAACCTCGATATGCAGCTTGCGCAGACGAAGCGCTCGCCACCCGCATCGCCCACCAAGCGTGCCGGCAGCCCGAGCGAAGTTGTTCAGCTCcgcaaggagctcgaggcgcgcaccgacgagcttgagggcATGAACCTGGTAAGCTCCGCGATGTCGAGCGGTTcccgctgacaccagatgCTCGAGATGAACCGAACTGAGTTTGAGCgggcgatggaggagctgcgcaacGACCACGCCTCCGCGCTCGCCAATTCCAACGACAACGTAGCGGGTCTGCAGGACCAGCTCAAGGCGGAGCGTGCTGAGAAGACAAGCGCGCTGGCCAAGGTCCGCCAGCTTACGGCGGGCACGGACGGCTCTCCGCGCACCGCGCACattgcgcagctcgaggacacgCTCTCGcagctgcgcgccgaggtcgcgagACGCGATGTCGCTGACGCGCCCAACGCCCCTGACGATGTGTGTGGTTTCTCTGCTGACCGAATTCGCTGACATTAGGTGGagcccgacgaggagattTAACGTCTCAGTGCGCGCGAGTCTGTAGACTGGCTAGAGGGAACGATGTTTGGCACGATTCTACGACTAATCCATGCAAATACTGTACTGTAGGTAGTGCGAGCTACGTGTGCACGAACGAGTGGTTGTGCGCCCCAGACCCAGGACGCTGTGTGTGGTGCAGGGCGCCGAGGGTGAAGGTCTCTCGCGACTGGCACTGACCCTGACCGCTGACAAAGTATCGAAGCTGACCGCTCCAAGTCATTCAAACGCCGAGGTGAACCGTGCGAAGGAGGACTTCCACCTTGCTCTTGATTCGGCCATACGTGCACATATTCCACTTCGCCTCCGAGTAAGCACTGCGGGCAGCAGACCGATGACGAAACGCGGAATATTTCTTGAAAAGCTCTACGGCAGACATCATTAAATAGAGAATGGAAGGCGAGCCCACGTCCGAGTCAGATATATCGTGCTCATTGCCCTCGCTCTTGCACGTTGTCGTCAATTTGACAGTAGCCAAGATATCCTCCAACCTCAAGTTCTACCCGCACCACCTCAccaccctcatccccctcctcaAGTGCCAGCTCCCGCtcaccgtcgtcgtcctggGAACCGTCTTGGGCAATCGGCACTCCTCGACCGATCCCTCTCCCATAACATCCCTCCACTGCCCggttcctcctcccctaCCGCTCATATTCGCGGCgtttcctcctctcccaaCTGGCCGCGTCACACTCTATCTCAACTCAATCGGGATCGGTCTCTACGAGTGGCTCATAACCGTCGCGCTCTCGCGGCCAACCCTCACCCAGCGCCTGGCTAAGTATCCCAAGCCAAGAAGATAATCAAAGCGGCACCGCACAGCGGTTCATGGTCGACAATATCCCGACCGGACCGTCTGTGGTGCCATTCACAACCCGTGCGAACCCGTCGCGCGCAAAGTCATGGGCGGATGTAAGCAGGACGCCATCTCTCTTATGATAGCTCCCCGATGGGGGGTTTGCCAAGACCGAATTTccgtgcgcgccgagacTCAAGGACTGGCCCGATCTGATTCTGGACCATGGCCGGGAGAGCGACAAGTATTTTGTGAATTTTGATTTCCCAGATGTTTAACGTCAACCATAACCGCCGACTGGAATACTACGGCGCGCGGGTCGCACGCGTTCATGTCCTTCGCCCGCGCAATGGCGGACGCCCGAGGTGTTCGTCCAGAATCACGGCGACGGGTCTATTGGCGCCCTGCATACCGAGCGTATTGGCGTCgcgagagagtgagagagtgagagagtgagagagtgagagagtgagagagtgagagagtgagagagtgagagagtgagagagtgagagagtgagagagtgagagagtgagagagtgagagagtgagagagtgagagagtgagagagtgagagagtgagagagtgagagagtgagagagtgagagagtgagagagtgagagtaagagagtgagagtgggGGAGTGAGAGTaagagagtgagagagtgagagagtgagacGATAGAGTAGAGAGAGTAGATCAACCTGAGACCCGGAAAGTGCACAGTCTAGGAGCGCTACTGCTGTTACCAACGTGACAGGAAGGGTGTTGCTGCAACGTCGATAGCGCGGCAGCCTTGCTGATGCACACTAGTCCGCCATGCGAGATGCCAGATCGGCAACCACACAGGTTGCGCAACGGCCGACAGAGATGGTATGAGCACGTCGTAGACTAGTCCACACGAAAAGCACGGAGACTTACGCAAAGTAATGGTGTCAACATTTCGTATTGGTTCTGCCCCACTCTAATATGAATGACGTGTAAGCCACTATGAGCTATATCAGGTCAGCTATGATCTCGACTTTCCTGGCTCGACCACAACACAATCTAGCCACCACTCTCCATCACTGCCAGACTAGCTGGCTAACCCAGTCTCCTATaccctcttcctcccacACCAGCCATGTCCGACTGGTGGACTCAGCCCTCAACACCCGCGCGTGCCAGCGCCTTCGCGTCGCCCGCGCGTGCATCGACCAGCCGCGCCCGCTTTGTTGCGGACGACCCCGACCCGTCCGCCGACGCACCCAAGttcctcccctccttcgTTGGCAGCCCGGCTGGCAAGCTCGCCTTGGTGGGTCCAATTGATGTTTGTTCTAACATCAGGGCACGTCCCCCGCCAGCGTGTCGAGCCCGCCTGCGCCCAAGCGCAGCCCAACTGCCCGCTTCTCTGTCAGCATGGCTGATAGGTACGTACTTGCCATTCGCAACCCAGGATCATCTCTCCCTTGCCCTCCACCGACCTGAAGCGATAGACCttgctcacaccagcgcatcctctcctcacctcaGCCGCAGTGTTCGCGCACCTGCCACAGAAGACGATATTCCCACCAGGTCCCTCCACGACGAGCCCGTGCGGCCTGCATCGGCAGTAGCGCAGGCCCCCGACGTGCCACCAGCTCTCGAGCCCAGTCCCGACACTAACACGCTGCATGTTTGGGGTCCGCCACCCGAGCACCTCCCCGCCCTGCGCGCCTACCTTGAAGGTATTGGCCCCGTAGTGTCCTACGTCCCAGGACCAGAAGGAAGTAACTGGTGGACCGTGACGTACGCGACCCCACTGGCGGCCAGTTacgcgctgc of Cutaneotrichosporon cavernicola HIS019 DNA, chromosome: 4 contains these proteins:
- a CDS encoding uncharacterized protein (Nup53/35/40-type RNA recognition motif), with translation MSDWWTQPSTPARASAFASPARASTSRARFVADDPDPSADAPKFLPSFVGSPAGKLALGTSPASVSSPPAPKRSPTARFSVSMADSASSPHLSRSVRAPATEDDIPTRSLHDEPVRPASAVAQAPDVPPALEPSPDTNTLHVWGPPPEHLPALRAYLEGIGPVVSYVPGPEGSNWWTVTYATPLAASYALRRHGEIVSGRWMLGFKVAGPGSTQGLTLVNGISSAVAPSVGVGIPIQVHTGNIIRAKPKPQAQTDDYAWDESEPQPSGLLGRAAEFIFGR